The proteins below come from a single Mya arenaria isolate MELC-2E11 chromosome 8, ASM2691426v1 genomic window:
- the LOC128243130 gene encoding CCAAT/enhancer-binding protein delta-like, with translation MMESPRMYEEGLPDSDFVQKLNHPVFIFRDEIQQSDTLDPTLENVVDLHELIALESGEGPLILDNYLSSSDLDIVEGHIPASTNSDFLDISKFVPETVQKVCMTNPDEVTSTTNGRPILTIKSEDLGFADCHAASLPLSPVHSEVDSRSCWSPASTTSSRSSRSSKEPLVYECRKPGRKPSANGPIRPRKREPPKNTTEYFDKRARNNVAVRKSREKAKLRQGETETRVNQLTNENERLQKKVDLLSKELNVLKSLFINVGSALPENFEELLSR, from the exons ATGATGGAATCTCCACGAATGTATGAAGAGGGGCTTCCTGATAGCGACTTTGTGCAAAAACTGAACCATCCCGTGTTCATCTTCAGAGACGAGATTCAGCAGAGTGATACGTTAGATCCAACACTGGAAAACGTTGTGGATCTTCACGAATTAATCGCCCTGGAATCCGGCGAGGGGCCGCTAATTTTGGACAATTATCTGTCGTCTAGCGACCTTGACATTGTTGAGGGCCACATCCCCGCTAGCACAAACTCGGATTTCCTCGATATATCgaag tttGTACCAGAAACCGTGCAAAAAGTCTGCATGACTAACCCAGACGAGGTGACCAGCACTACCAACGGCCGCCCGATCCTTACGATTAAATCCGAGGATCTGGGTTTCGCCGATTGCCATGCCGCCTCACTGCCACTATCGCCAGTCCACTCGGAAGTGGACAGTCGAAGCTGCTGGTCTCCGGCTTCGACAACATCTAGCCGTTCTAGTCGCTCATCGAAGGAACCGCTGGTTTACGAGTGCCGAAAACCAGGACGAAAACCGTCAGCAAACGGTCCGATACGGCCCAGGAAACGTGAGCCACCGAAAAATACAACGGAGTACTTCGATAAACGTGCACGAAACAATGTTGCTGTGCGTAAAAGTCGTGAAAAGGCAAAACTTCGACAGGGGGAGACTGAAACAAGAGTCAACCAGCTCACAAACGAAAACGAACGCTTGCAAAAGAAAGTCGACTTGCTCTCTAAGGAGCTTAATGTCCTTAAGAGCCTGTTCATTAATGTCGGCTCGGCGTTACCAGAAAACTTTGAGGAGCTTTTGTCAAGATGA